Proteins from a genomic interval of Polaribacter sp. Q13:
- a CDS encoding TetR/AcrR family transcriptional regulator has translation MARKIDEDKIARIKEATMRTIVEKGIESTTIAMIAKKANVSGGYLYRTYAGKQDLINELFHDKVDFLYNELENLLALNQNSIKPLLQTFIKNRISYFLKEPNASKFFYQLLHNENFFASDEIKHKSADLIIKIKNIGVKSGEISEDTTVYQLHYHILVYAVDYINFTRKNIFGEQEVTINDVDKLTKNILNILK, from the coding sequence ATGGCACGTAAAATTGATGAGGATAAAATAGCAAGAATCAAAGAAGCTACGATGCGTACAATTGTAGAAAAAGGGATAGAATCTACTACTATAGCAATGATTGCTAAAAAAGCAAATGTAAGTGGTGGCTATTTATATAGAACGTATGCCGGAAAACAAGATTTAATAAACGAATTATTTCATGACAAGGTAGATTTTCTTTATAATGAGTTAGAAAATTTATTGGCATTAAACCAAAATAGTATTAAACCATTACTTCAAACATTTATTAAAAATAGAATTAGTTATTTTTTGAAAGAGCCGAATGCTTCGAAGTTTTTTTATCAATTATTACACAATGAAAACTTTTTTGCTTCGGATGAAATTAAACATAAGAGTGCCGATTTAATCATAAAAATTAAAAATATTGGAGTTAAATCTGGAGAAATTTCAGAGGATACCACCGTTTATCAATTGCATTATCACATTTTAGTATATGCGGTAGATTATATCAACTTTACACGAAAAAATATTTTTGGAGAACAAGAAGTAACTATCAATGATGTAGATAAATTAACTAAAAATATTTTAAATATTTTAAAATAA
- a CDS encoding TolC family protein, producing MKLNRIGVFFSFVLCFITTFTNAQDITLRQAYDLMLSKNGNVKASNFEVKEMEEEHKATKGLRLPTVSVSGTYMHLDKDITADLNEQKNTVGGLLGITDPTAVLGDWDFTLQEKNLGFATANVSMPIYAGGKINAANKASEIKLALSETKHKIKEDELTINLINYFFKLKLAQEAVQLRQEVYNVILLHNNQANKFFENGIIPEVETLNAKVALSNANRELLAAKKDVDLATTAVQNLIGVNSISGLNSEFTKPTIVKPLQEFTNDMLSDNEQLKIIEKNHELAKVGVQVENSDYFPKVGVSGKYILWKDNLPLVDTKWFVGVGVEWELFNGFQREHKIKASKYKISQVEELDKQARLNLTTYTEKLYNTMQKELEQYESLNADEALANRLKFMRTRAFEEGTGTSLEVVDATLKLSEIKLHKIKALYEYNVAYGELMVLTGKTAAFLNQN from the coding sequence ATGAAATTGAATAGAATAGGAGTGTTTTTCTCCTTTGTATTATGTTTTATAACAACGTTTACAAACGCACAAGATATTACATTAAGGCAAGCGTATGATTTAATGTTGTCTAAAAACGGAAACGTAAAAGCATCTAACTTTGAAGTAAAGGAGATGGAAGAAGAACACAAAGCTACAAAGGGATTGCGTTTACCAACGGTTAGTGTTTCTGGTACTTATATGCACTTAGATAAAGATATTACTGCAGACTTAAATGAGCAAAAAAATACGGTGGGTGGTTTATTAGGTATAACAGACCCTACTGCAGTTTTAGGTGATTGGGATTTTACTTTGCAAGAAAAAAACTTAGGTTTTGCAACAGCAAATGTATCGATGCCAATTTATGCTGGAGGAAAAATAAATGCAGCCAATAAGGCATCAGAAATAAAATTAGCATTATCAGAAACCAAGCATAAAATAAAAGAAGATGAATTAACTATAAATTTAATAAATTACTTTTTTAAGTTAAAATTAGCGCAAGAAGCTGTACAATTAAGACAAGAAGTGTATAACGTTATTTTGTTGCATAATAACCAAGCAAATAAGTTTTTCGAAAACGGAATTATTCCGGAAGTAGAAACTTTAAACGCTAAGGTAGCCTTGTCTAATGCAAACAGAGAATTGTTAGCTGCTAAAAAAGACGTTGATTTAGCTACAACTGCAGTGCAGAATTTAATAGGAGTAAATTCAATTTCTGGACTTAATAGTGAATTTACGAAACCCACAATTGTAAAACCTTTGCAAGAGTTTACCAATGATATGTTGTCTGATAATGAACAGTTAAAAATCATTGAAAAAAATCATGAGTTAGCAAAAGTAGGCGTTCAAGTAGAAAATAGTGATTATTTTCCGAAAGTGGGAGTTTCTGGAAAATACATTCTTTGGAAAGATAATTTACCTTTAGTAGATACAAAATGGTTTGTAGGTGTTGGTGTAGAGTGGGAGTTGTTTAATGGTTTTCAAAGAGAACATAAAATAAAAGCATCAAAATATAAAATTTCTCAAGTTGAAGAACTTGATAAACAAGCGCGACTAAATTTAACTACGTATACCGAAAAGCTCTACAATACCATGCAAAAAGAACTAGAACAATACGAAAGTTTAAATGCTGATGAAGCATTGGCAAATAGATTAAAATTTATGAGAACACGTGCTTTTGAAGAAGGAACCGGAACTTCTTTAGAAGTTGTGGATGCTACTTTAAAATTATCAGAAATTAAATTACATAAAATAAAAGCCTTATACGAGTACAATGTAGCTTACGGAGAGTTAATGGTACTTACAGGAAAAACAGCAGCGTTCTTAAATCAAAATTAA
- a CDS encoding HlyD family secretion protein: MRNPKFIKSLIGVVIISIIVLTGVWFLTKPKSVILQGRIEAKEIYLSSKIPTRINSFEVKEGESVKKGQLLATLLSPEIMAKEQQALALRDAANAQKSKAQNGARSEEIRAAKSVYEKATAAANVMSKTYTRMANLFKDGVISEQQRDEIFAKKEVALKDQEAALSMYQMAKKGARNEDIEAASALVKQADGALTELEGYKNERNIIAPIDAEVLNFLPEEGELIGAGYPVVHLVDLANSYAILNIKETSLFNFKKEGVFEATIPALNNKKVQFKTYYVAALGDYATWNATKATGDFDVRTFEIKAAPLTKEVALRPGMSILIDYSQFNE; the protein is encoded by the coding sequence ATGAGAAATCCAAAATTTATAAAGTCATTAATTGGTGTTGTAATTATTTCAATTATAGTACTTACAGGCGTGTGGTTTTTAACGAAACCTAAATCTGTTATTTTACAAGGTAGAATAGAAGCAAAAGAAATTTATTTGTCTTCTAAAATACCTACACGTATTAATTCTTTTGAAGTGAAAGAAGGAGAAAGTGTGAAAAAAGGACAATTATTAGCAACGCTTTTAAGTCCAGAAATTATGGCAAAAGAGCAACAAGCTTTAGCGTTAAGAGATGCTGCAAATGCCCAAAAAAGTAAAGCACAAAACGGAGCAAGATCAGAAGAAATTAGAGCTGCAAAAAGTGTCTATGAAAAAGCAACGGCAGCTGCCAATGTAATGAGTAAAACATACACACGTATGGCAAACTTATTTAAAGACGGTGTGATTTCAGAACAGCAACGAGATGAAATATTTGCAAAAAAAGAAGTTGCCTTAAAAGACCAAGAAGCTGCGTTAAGTATGTATCAAATGGCAAAGAAAGGTGCTAGAAATGAAGATATAGAAGCTGCTTCTGCTTTGGTTAAACAAGCCGATGGTGCTTTAACTGAGTTAGAAGGTTATAAAAATGAACGTAATATTATTGCACCTATAGATGCAGAAGTTCTTAATTTTTTACCAGAAGAAGGAGAATTAATAGGAGCAGGATATCCTGTGGTTCATTTGGTAGATTTGGCTAATAGTTATGCTATTTTAAATATTAAAGAAACCAGTCTTTTCAATTTTAAAAAAGAGGGTGTTTTTGAAGCAACGATTCCTGCTTTAAATAATAAAAAGGTACAATTTAAAACGTATTACGTAGCTGCTTTGGGTGATTATGCAACTTGGAATGCAACAAAAGCAACCGGAGATTTTGATGTGAGAACGTTTGAAATTAAAGCTGCACCACTTACAAAAGAAGTAGCATTAAGACCAGGAATGAGTATTTTAATTGATTATTCTCAATTTAATGAGTAA
- a CDS encoding ABC transporter permease: MKPSLRIAKREIALLFNSKSSFMLAIILPFVSILFFNALLSEGVARDLPVAIVDLDHTATSRNVIAQLDAAPEIKIGFFPLNQQKGEELIRLGKAYGVITIPQNFEADLKSGKQVNIINQYNSNLLLAGGLEYKAFRKVIGTISAGVNIEKQRKKGVSMQQALVNYQPIKANNHVLSNPYTNYSYYLNTGFLTMFFQLFVMLTTIYCFGADLKFSKGNKLLSIANGSMPAIILGKVLPYTIWFLLVGIVTLLSMYVWQDFPFSGSKIMVLVGLLLLILANQSFALFFISVGSSFREALTIGSGFGAVSLSFSGITFPIFGMPKILQWLSQIFPFTHFFELLLDQSQRGFPAFYSLKSIIILVVLCIVPIFLSWFKLKRLFLKGSFKHNI, encoded by the coding sequence ATGAAACCCTCTTTACGGATTGCAAAAAGAGAAATAGCGCTGTTATTTAATAGCAAGTCGTCCTTTATGCTTGCCATAATATTGCCTTTTGTTTCTATTTTGTTTTTCAATGCGCTTTTAAGTGAAGGTGTTGCCAGAGATTTACCTGTAGCTATTGTAGATCTAGATCATACGGCAACGTCTAGAAATGTAATTGCGCAATTAGATGCCGCTCCAGAGATTAAAATTGGTTTTTTTCCTTTGAATCAACAAAAGGGAGAAGAATTAATTCGGTTGGGAAAAGCGTATGGTGTTATTACCATTCCTCAGAATTTTGAAGCAGATTTAAAAAGTGGTAAACAAGTAAATATTATCAATCAATATAATAGTAATTTGTTATTGGCTGGAGGATTAGAGTATAAAGCCTTTCGGAAAGTTATTGGTACAATATCGGCAGGTGTAAATATAGAAAAGCAACGTAAAAAAGGAGTTTCAATGCAACAAGCATTGGTAAATTATCAACCTATAAAAGCTAATAATCATGTATTGTCTAATCCGTATACAAATTATTCTTATTATTTAAATACCGGGTTTTTAACAATGTTTTTTCAGTTATTTGTGATGTTAACCACTATTTATTGTTTTGGAGCAGATTTAAAGTTTAGTAAAGGAAATAAGTTGTTAAGCATTGCAAACGGTAGTATGCCTGCTATTATTTTAGGAAAAGTGTTACCTTATACAATTTGGTTTTTGTTGGTAGGTATTGTTACGTTGTTAAGTATGTATGTTTGGCAAGATTTTCCGTTTTCTGGAAGTAAAATAATGGTACTTGTTGGGTTACTTTTATTAATATTAGCCAATCAATCATTCGCTTTGTTTTTTATTTCGGTAGGTAGTAGTTTTAGGGAAGCCTTAACAATTGGTTCTGGTTTTGGTGCAGTAAGTCTATCTTTTTCAGGGATTACATTTCCAATTTTTGGAATGCCAAAAATATTGCAATGGTTAAGTCAGATTTTTCCATTTACACATTTTTTTGAATTATTATTAGACCAATCACAGCGAGGATTTCCAGCATTTTATTCTTTAAAATCAATAATTATCTTAGTTGTTTTATGTATTGTGCCAATTTTTTTAAGTTGGTTTAAATTAAAAAGATTGTTTTTAAAAGGTAGTTTTAAGCATAACATTTAA
- a CDS encoding ABC transporter permease has translation MKNYYKSYYKGKISFWNTFRTEWNSIKSDKAVVSTFLSVTLLILVVYTYIYSNQIIKEVPVAIVNQDGTKMSRDYIAMLEATEGTKTITKFTDLEAAKVAYYSRKVQGIVMIPKNFEKDIRSGKQTTITTFSDAANMLFYKRVLGDVTTVSGYFSAGIAIKKEMAKGVSLDEAQKNYTPIKAISTSLFNTNSGYATYLIPMLTALIIQLVLLMGIGLLSGSRRETISTHTEFPRILHKGGVIVILLAKACLYTLIYLVIIPIQVGIVYSIFGIPVRSSLFTIYVFIIPYIFSVVFLGISISSFFKRREDSIVFLVLLSIPSLMLSGLSFPAEGFTPFFKFISEIIPSTPGMNGFVKLTQMEASFLDVVKEWNHLWFLTIIYFVIAAISLKLRAKKEVRLKKEL, from the coding sequence ATGAAGAATTACTATAAATCATATTATAAAGGAAAAATCTCATTTTGGAATACGTTTAGAACAGAATGGAATTCAATTAAATCGGATAAAGCGGTAGTAAGTACTTTTTTATCTGTAACACTACTTATTTTAGTAGTGTATACGTATATATACTCTAATCAGATAATTAAAGAAGTTCCTGTAGCCATCGTAAACCAAGATGGTACCAAAATGAGTCGAGATTATATTGCTATGTTAGAAGCTACTGAGGGTACAAAAACAATAACCAAATTCACAGATTTAGAAGCAGCTAAGGTAGCTTACTATTCTAGAAAAGTTCAAGGTATTGTTATGATTCCAAAGAATTTTGAAAAGGATATTAGAAGTGGTAAACAAACTACGATTACAACTTTTTCTGATGCTGCAAATATGTTGTTTTACAAACGTGTTTTAGGAGATGTAACTACGGTTAGTGGATATTTTAGTGCAGGAATAGCAATAAAAAAAGAGATGGCGAAAGGTGTATCTTTAGATGAGGCTCAGAAAAATTATACACCAATAAAAGCAATATCTACCAGTTTATTTAATACAAATTCTGGGTATGCAACCTATTTAATACCAATGTTAACGGCGTTGATTATTCAATTGGTATTGTTGATGGGAATTGGACTTTTAAGTGGTTCTAGAAGAGAAACCATAAGTACGCATACAGAATTTCCAAGAATATTACATAAAGGAGGTGTAATAGTTATTTTATTGGCAAAAGCTTGTTTATATACTTTAATTTATTTGGTAATTATTCCAATTCAAGTTGGAATTGTTTATTCTATATTCGGAATTCCAGTACGTTCTTCATTATTTACCATCTATGTATTTATAATTCCGTATATATTTTCTGTAGTATTTTTAGGCATTTCTATCAGTTCCTTTTTTAAAAGAAGAGAAGATTCTATTGTTTTTTTAGTGTTGCTTTCTATTCCGTCATTAATGTTAAGCGGATTGTCTTTTCCTGCGGAAGGATTTACGCCGTTTTTTAAATTTATATCAGAAATAATTCCATCAACACCAGGTATGAATGGCTTTGTAAAATTAACGCAAATGGAAGCTTCCTTTTTAGATGTAGTAAAAGAATGGAATCATTTATGGTTTCTAACAATTATTTATTTTGTGATTGCCGCTATCTCTTTAAAATTAAGAGCAAAAAAAGAGGTAAGGTTAAAAAAGGAATTATAA
- a CDS encoding DUF368 domain-containing protein — protein MSRNIKDYIVIGLKGMAMGAADVVPGVSGGTIAFISGIYEELLGSISNVNLGLFKTLKQDGVKAAWTQLNGNFLASIFIGIFISIISLAKVIKYLLENEPILLWSFFFGLVLASIIYIAKQITKWNVISFIVLVLGAFLAYYITTLNPLVSENSSPLFIFLAGAIAICAMILPGISGSFILVLLGAYKPVLDALNNKDFKTILVFMAGAVVGLLTFSRVLKWLFKHYKNITLAALTGFIIGSLNKIWPWKETLTWRTNSHGVEVPFNQQSVSPFSFSGEAELTMAIVLAVVGFVLILGMERLAVDKK, from the coding sequence ATGAGTAGAAATATAAAAGACTATATAGTTATTGGTTTAAAAGGAATGGCTATGGGAGCAGCAGATGTGGTTCCTGGCGTTTCTGGAGGTACAATTGCTTTTATTTCTGGTATTTATGAAGAATTATTAGGTTCTATTAGCAACGTAAATCTGGGTTTATTTAAGACCTTAAAACAAGATGGGGTAAAAGCTGCTTGGACACAACTAAACGGAAACTTTTTAGCTTCGATATTTATAGGGATATTTATAAGTATTATTTCTCTTGCAAAAGTTATTAAATATTTATTAGAGAATGAGCCTATTTTATTATGGTCGTTCTTTTTTGGTTTGGTATTGGCTAGTATTATTTACATAGCAAAACAAATTACAAAATGGAACGTTATTTCTTTTATAGTATTAGTTTTAGGAGCTTTTTTAGCCTATTATATTACAACTTTAAATCCTTTAGTTTCAGAAAATTCTTCTCCTTTATTTATATTTCTTGCAGGAGCAATAGCAATTTGTGCAATGATTTTACCAGGAATTTCAGGTTCTTTTATTTTAGTATTATTAGGTGCATATAAGCCCGTTTTGGATGCTTTAAATAACAAAGATTTTAAAACAATTTTAGTGTTTATGGCAGGTGCAGTTGTTGGTTTATTAACTTTTTCTCGTGTTTTAAAATGGTTGTTTAAACATTATAAAAATATCACATTAGCAGCTTTAACTGGTTTTATAATTGGTTCTTTAAATAAAATTTGGCCTTGGAAAGAAACCTTAACATGGCGTACAAATTCTCATGGAGTAGAAGTACCCTTTAATCAACAAAGTGTAAGTCCTTTTTCTTTTAGTGGAGAAGCAGAATTAACCATGGCAATTGTATTGGCTGTTGTTGGTTTTGTACTTATTTTAGGAATGGAAAGATTAGCAGTGGATAAAAAATAA
- a CDS encoding DUF368 domain-containing protein has translation MVKERTFLQKLSLFFKGLAMGAANKVPGVSGGTVSFVLGFYEELIYSFRKINLKAFKLLFNGRFKSFYSYVNGPFLLLIMGGSIFSYFSVSLVLDYFLANFELYVWSWFFGMIIGSIYYIGKDFGDWDFKNILSLIIGATIGIGISFLTPATENDNLWFVFVCGIIGVSGMTLPGLSGSFILILLGNYVLLLVDSVNVLSSVIASLLSGDFKVLSDPIKIRYLKIIGVFTAGSAFGLVSISHVLGYVLKRWHQIVNALIIGFITGSLGIVWPWKKVIYLQTDGSYLIDKKGNKIVENYERFVPDFSNTETWFAMFYIAIGILLILAIDFYGRKKK, from the coding sequence ATGGTAAAAGAAAGAACTTTTTTACAGAAATTAAGCCTCTTTTTTAAAGGGTTGGCTATGGGAGCTGCAAACAAGGTTCCCGGAGTTTCTGGCGGAACTGTTTCTTTTGTGCTTGGTTTTTATGAAGAGTTAATTTATTCGTTTAGAAAGATAAATTTAAAAGCTTTTAAATTACTTTTTAATGGTCGTTTTAAAAGCTTTTACAGCTATGTAAATGGCCCATTTTTGCTATTAATAATGGGCGGGAGTATCTTTAGTTATTTTAGTGTTTCTTTAGTTTTAGATTATTTTTTGGCAAACTTTGAGTTGTATGTTTGGAGTTGGTTTTTTGGAATGATAATAGGTTCTATTTACTATATTGGTAAGGACTTTGGAGATTGGGATTTTAAAAATATACTTTCCTTAATTATTGGAGCTACTATAGGAATAGGAATAAGCTTTTTAACACCAGCAACAGAAAATGACAATCTTTGGTTTGTTTTTGTTTGCGGAATTATAGGGGTTTCTGGTATGACACTTCCTGGGCTTTCTGGGTCTTTTATTTTAATCCTTTTAGGAAATTATGTTTTGTTATTGGTAGATTCTGTAAACGTATTATCTAGTGTAATTGCAAGTTTATTATCAGGAGATTTTAAAGTTTTGTCAGATCCAATTAAAATAAGATATTTAAAGATAATTGGTGTTTTTACAGCAGGTTCTGCTTTCGGTTTGGTTTCTATTAGCCATGTTTTAGGATATGTTTTAAAACGTTGGCATCAAATTGTAAATGCACTTATTATTGGTTTTATTACCGGTTCTTTGGGGATTGTTTGGCCTTGGAAAAAAGTAATTTATTTACAAACAGACGGTAGTTATTTAATTGATAAAAAAGGAAATAAAATAGTAGAAAATTACGAACGATTTGTTCCTGATTTTTCGAATACAGAAACGTGGTTTGCTATGTTTTATATAGCAATAGGTATTTTGTTAATTTTAGCAATAGATTTTTATGGAAGAAAGAAAAAATAA
- a CDS encoding shikimate dehydrogenase translates to MEERKNKVFGLLGKDIEYSFSRGYFTEKFEKLDLKKCKYVNFDIPKIEDFPSLIEEGGDKLRGINVTIPYKEVVMKYLDKLDKTAKEIGAVNTIKFTKRGNLKGYNSDVVGFEKSIFPLIKKQHKRALILGTGGASKAIAYALKKNDIKFKFVSRNPEGKKEISYQDLTETVMEKYQIIINSTPVGTSPNTDRCPDIPYQFITENHLLYDLIYNPEVTTFLAKGKAQGATIKNGYEMLQLQAEESWRIWNT, encoded by the coding sequence ATGGAAGAAAGAAAAAATAAAGTTTTTGGTTTATTAGGAAAAGATATTGAATACTCTTTTTCGCGTGGTTATTTTACAGAAAAGTTTGAAAAACTGGATTTAAAAAAATGTAAGTATGTTAATTTTGACATACCAAAAATAGAAGATTTTCCGTCCTTAATAGAAGAAGGAGGAGATAAACTAAGAGGTATTAATGTTACCATTCCTTATAAGGAAGTTGTAATGAAATACTTAGATAAATTAGATAAAACGGCAAAAGAAATCGGTGCGGTTAATACTATTAAATTTACTAAAAGAGGAAACCTAAAAGGCTATAATTCTGATGTGGTTGGTTTTGAAAAATCGATATTTCCGTTGATAAAAAAACAGCATAAAAGAGCTTTAATTTTAGGTACTGGTGGTGCTTCTAAAGCCATTGCGTATGCTTTAAAAAAGAATGATATTAAATTTAAATTTGTTTCTAGAAACCCAGAAGGTAAAAAAGAAATTTCGTATCAAGATTTAACGGAAACTGTTATGGAAAAGTATCAGATAATTATCAATTCTACACCAGTTGGTACTTCGCCAAATACGGATAGATGTCCAGATATTCCATATCAGTTTATTACAGAAAACCATTTGTTATACGATTTAATTTACAATCCAGAAGTAACTACTTTTTTAGCGAAAGGAAAAGCACAAGGAGCAACTATTAAAAATGGATATGAAATGTTGCAGTTACAAGCAGAAGAATCTTGGAGAATTTGGAATACGTAA
- a CDS encoding DUF349 domain-containing protein, which yields MLENNDENVEKTEKKIVEVVNETSKVEVEEIIKDTDDTVVAVEEIEKSIAVDAEKDTEKEEESDAVDYSKLSLEDLVAELKKTLSDNPVQKIKNQVEGIKSAFNQQFGALLAEKKAAFLEEGGNSIDFQFSSPIKADYNTLLSDYKKQRDAHYNDLDKQLSSNLEKRLSVIEQLKDLIENADTATMYKSFRELQDSWKTIGPVSKNHYNDTWKTFHHHVERFYDLLHLSNDFRDLDFKHNLEEKLKIIDKANALAEEPDINIAFKELQNLHKIWKEDIGPVSQEMREDVWKTFSKATKKIHDRRHDHFREMRSKHQEIIEKKLVVVEKLNAYDTANNKTHNDWQKSIKDIEELRQEYFNAGKLPYSKSEEVWQKFKAATKKFNSAKNVFYKHEKNDQQENLKKKMELIELAESLKESDDWESSTNTLKKIQADWKKIGHVPRKFSDDIWKRFKAACNHYFDRYHEQKNSLNKEQQEVVDAKKAFLETIKELKEPTKDEIFEVINNWRELGVLPRNARHIDGKFNKLIDRALGGLDLDKNEVAMLKFTHVVDSLAADNDVRKLDSEQMFVRKKIDEVVKEIQQLENNLGFFSNAKADNPLVLNVRNRVEEFKVDLALWKEKLSYIKKLDY from the coding sequence ATGTTAGAAAATAACGATGAAAACGTTGAAAAGACGGAAAAGAAAATAGTAGAAGTTGTAAATGAAACTTCAAAAGTTGAAGTTGAAGAAATTATAAAGGATACGGATGATACCGTTGTTGCTGTTGAGGAAATAGAGAAATCTATTGCTGTAGATGCTGAAAAAGATACCGAGAAAGAGGAAGAATCTGATGCGGTAGATTACTCTAAATTATCTTTAGAAGATTTAGTTGCAGAACTTAAAAAAACACTTTCTGATAACCCTGTTCAAAAAATTAAAAACCAAGTAGAAGGTATTAAAAGTGCTTTTAACCAACAATTTGGTGCTCTTTTAGCAGAAAAGAAAGCTGCTTTTTTAGAAGAAGGTGGTAATTCTATTGATTTTCAATTTTCTAGCCCTATAAAAGCTGATTATAATACGCTGTTGTCTGATTACAAAAAACAGCGAGATGCTCATTATAACGATTTAGATAAGCAATTGTCTTCTAATTTAGAAAAAAGACTTTCTGTTATTGAGCAATTAAAAGATTTAATTGAAAATGCAGATACAGCAACCATGTATAAAAGTTTTAGAGAGTTGCAAGATTCTTGGAAAACGATTGGTCCTGTTTCTAAAAACCACTACAATGATACTTGGAAAACATTTCATCATCATGTAGAGCGTTTTTACGATTTACTACATTTAAGTAATGATTTTAGAGATTTAGATTTTAAACATAATTTAGAAGAAAAATTAAAAATCATTGATAAAGCAAATGCATTAGCAGAAGAACCAGATATTAATATTGCTTTTAAAGAACTTCAGAATTTACATAAAATTTGGAAAGAAGATATTGGACCTGTTTCTCAAGAAATGAGGGAAGATGTATGGAAAACATTTAGTAAAGCTACTAAAAAAATTCATGATAGAAGACATGATCATTTTAGAGAAATGCGTTCTAAACACCAAGAAATTATAGAAAAGAAATTAGTGGTGGTTGAAAAGCTAAATGCTTATGATACGGCTAATAATAAAACGCATAACGATTGGCAAAAAAGTATTAAAGATATAGAAGAATTAAGACAAGAGTATTTTAATGCTGGTAAGCTTCCGTATTCTAAAAGTGAAGAAGTTTGGCAAAAATTTAAAGCGGCTACAAAGAAATTTAATAGTGCTAAAAATGTGTTTTACAAACATGAAAAAAATGATCAGCAAGAGAATTTAAAGAAGAAAATGGAGTTAATTGAACTTGCAGAATCTTTAAAAGAAAGTGATGATTGGGAATCTTCGACAAATACTTTAAAGAAAATACAAGCAGATTGGAAAAAAATTGGTCATGTACCTCGTAAATTTTCTGATGATATTTGGAAACGTTTTAAAGCAGCTTGTAACCATTATTTTGATAGATATCACGAACAAAAGAACTCTTTAAATAAAGAACAACAAGAAGTTGTAGATGCTAAAAAAGCATTTTTAGAAACAATAAAAGAGTTAAAAGAACCTACGAAAGACGAAATTTTTGAAGTTATAAATAACTGGAGAGAATTAGGTGTATTGCCAAGAAACGCTAGGCATATAGATGGTAAGTTTAATAAATTAATAGATAGAGCTTTAGGAGGTTTAGATTTAGATAAGAATGAAGTTGCAATGTTAAAGTTTACACATGTTGTAGATAGCCTTGCAGCAGATAACGATGTTAGAAAGTTAGATTCTGAGCAAATGTTTGTTAGAAAGAAAATTGATGAAGTTGTTAAAGAAATTCAGCAATTAGAAAACAATTTAGGTTTCTTTTCTAATGCGAAAGCAGATAATCCTTTGGTGTTAAATGTAAGAAATAGAGTAGAGGAGTTTAAGGTAGATTTAGCTCTTTGGAAAGAGAAGTTAAGCTATATTAAGAAATTAGATTACTAA
- a CDS encoding zinc ribbon domain-containing protein, translating into MAKKKEISVEEKLRALYDLQLIDSRIDEIRNVRGELPLEVEDLEDEVAGLNTRIANLNQDAANLETDINNKKLAIEESNGLMKKYDEQQKKVRNNREFDSLSKEIEYQDLEIQLAEKRIIEYKAKIAQKNEVIDATKEKLAKQEKHLGHKKAELDAILKETQNEEELLAKKSDEFSQTLDAHLFSAYTRIRTKVKNGLAVVAIERGASGGSYFTIPPQVQLEIANRKKITIDEHSGRILVDAALAEEEKLKMEKFFS; encoded by the coding sequence ATGGCAAAGAAGAAAGAAATTTCGGTTGAAGAAAAATTAAGAGCTTTATACGATTTACAATTAATCGACTCTAGAATTGACGAAATTAGAAACGTTAGAGGTGAACTACCTTTAGAAGTTGAAGATTTAGAAGATGAAGTTGCCGGATTAAACACGCGTATTGCTAACTTAAATCAAGATGCAGCAAACTTAGAAACGGACATTAACAACAAAAAATTAGCTATTGAAGAGTCTAATGGGTTAATGAAAAAGTATGATGAGCAGCAAAAGAAAGTTAGAAATAACAGAGAATTCGATTCTTTATCTAAAGAAATTGAATATCAAGATTTAGAAATTCAATTAGCTGAAAAAAGAATTATTGAATACAAAGCAAAAATTGCTCAGAAAAATGAAGTAATTGATGCTACTAAAGAAAAATTAGCGAAACAAGAAAAACATTTAGGTCATAAAAAAGCAGAATTAGATGCTATCTTAAAAGAGACTCAAAATGAAGAAGAATTATTAGCTAAAAAATCTGATGAGTTTTCTCAAACTTTAGATGCACACTTATTTTCTGCTTATACTAGAATTAGAACTAAAGTTAAAAACGGTTTAGCAGTTGTTGCTATAGAGCGTGGAGCTTCTGGAGGTTCTTACTTTACTATTCCTCCTCAGGTCCAATTAGAAATAGCAAATAGAAAGAAAATTACTATCGATGAGCATAGTGGTCGTATTTTGGTTGATGCTGCCTTAGCGGAAGAAGAAAAATTAAAAATGGAAAAATTCTTTTCTTAA